The following coding sequences lie in one Delphinus delphis chromosome 9, mDelDel1.2, whole genome shotgun sequence genomic window:
- the GCC1 gene encoding GRIP and coiled-coil domain-containing protein 1, translating to MEKFGMNFGGGPSKKDLLETIETQKKQLLQYQARLKDVVRAYKSLLKEKEALEASIKVLSVSHEADVGLAGVQPQGLTFPDSVDDLCSTHSEDSTGTATSLETAASLTSTKGEFGVEDDRLARGPPPLKSEEASGSESGVSSSSGDGPSGSGEVDKRLHQLKTQLATLTSSLATVTQEKSRMEASYLADKKKMKQDLDNASKKAEEERGRLEGELKGLQEQIAETKARLITQQHDRAQEQSDHALMLRELQKLLQEERTQRQDLELRLEETREALAGRAYAAGQMEGFELQTKQLTREVEELKGELQALRDEKNRPDPRLQELQEEAACLKSHFQAQLQQEMRKTAVAEDQLRQQSQLEEQRVAALENQISEVSELLGTYEKAKQKDQLAIQKLKERILQLDLENKTLALAASSRSPLDSHGEESSLDVNVLKDKMEKLKRLLQVAARKSQVTLDVEKLCNLEIMPSSEAADGEKASALYYQQELKQLKEEFERYKMRAQVVLKSKNVKDGNLGKELEEAREQLAELKEKYISLRLSCEELDCQHQQEAEGWKQELARLQHIHRQELERSQLDFRDRTLKLEEELHKQRDRALAVLAEKDLELEQLRSVALSSGLPGRRSPVGSVGPGDPADTSAPDSLTQALQLAAANEPTFFLYAEQLARKEVEITSLRKQKHRLEGEVHQLQDRLLEEGERHREEVGALQSHIAKNIRDQSREGANLEYLKNIIYRFLTLPDTVGRQQTLTAILTILHFSPEEKQVIMRLPAGGSWWPSGKR from the exons ATGGAGAAGTTTGGGATGAATTTCGGGGGCGGCCCAAGCAAGAAGGACCTGCTGGAGACCATTGAGACCCAGAAGAAGCAGCTCCTCCAGTACCAGGCACGTCTCAAGGATGTAGTCCGCGCCTATAAAAGTCTGCTGAAAGAGAAAGAGGCGCTGGAGGCCAGCATTAAGGTGCTGTCGGTATCCCACGAGGCGGATGTGGGCCTTGCAGGTGTCCAGCCTCAAGGCCTCACCTTTCCTGACTCTGTGGATGACCTATGCTCCACTCACAGCGAGGATAGCACCGGGACCGCCACCAGCTTAGAGACTGCGGCCAGTCTCACCAGCACCAAGGGTGAGTTTGGGGTAGAAGATGACAGACTGGCCCGTGGACCACCACCTCTAAAGTCCGAAGAGGCCAGTGGATCGGAGAGCGGCGTTAGCAGTAGTAGTGGGGATGGACCgtctgggagtggggaggtggaCAAACGACTGCACCAGCTGAAGACTCAGTTGGCGACTTTGACCAGCTCTTTGGCTACAGTCACCCAGGAGAAGTCCCGCATGGAAGCTTCTTACCTGGCTGACAAAAAGAAGATGAAACAGGACTTAGATAATGCCAGTAaaaaagcagaggaggagaggggccgGCTGGAGGGAGAATTGAAGGGGCTGCAGGAGCAGATAGCAGAAACCAAAGCCCGACTTATCACGCAGCAGCACGATCGGGCCCAAGAGCAGAGTGACCATGCCTTGATGCTGCGTGAGCTCCAGAAGCTGCTGCAGGAGGAGAGGACCCAGCGCCAGGACTTGGAGCTTCGATTGGAAGAGACCCGAGAAGCTCTGGCTGGGCGGGCCTATGCAGCAGGTCAGATGGAAGGGTTTGAACTGCAAACCAAGCAGCTGACCCGTGAGGTAGAGGAGCTGAAAGGTGAGCTGCAGGCTCTTCGAGATGAGAAGAATCGGCCTGACCCCCGGCTGCAGGAGCTTCAGGAAGAGGCCGCCTGCCTTAAAAGCCATTTCCAGGCTCAGCTGCAGCAGGAAATGAGGAAG ACAGCCGTCGCCGAAGATCAGCTACGACAGCAATCGCAGTTGGAAGAGCAGAGGGTGGCGGCCCTGGAGAATCAAATATCTGAGGTGTCGGAACTGCTGGGCACCTATGAGAAAGCCAAGCAGAAGGACCAGCTGGCCATCCAGAAGCTGAAGGAGCGCATTCTTCAGCTGGACCTGGAGAACAAGACACTGGCACTAGCGGCCTCTAGCCGGTCCCCTCTGGACAGCCATGGAGAGGAGTCCAGTCTGGATGTCAATGTCCTGAAGGACAAGATGGAGAAGCTGAAGAGGCTGCTTCAGGTTGCGGCCAGGAAGAGCCAGGTGACCTTGGATGTGGAGAAGCTCTGCAACCTGGAGATAATGCCCAGCTCAGAGGCTGCCGACGGGGAGAAGGCCAGTGCACTCTACTACCAGCAGGAGCTGAAACAGCTGAAGGAGGAGTTTGAGAGGTACAAGATGCGGGCCCAGGTCGTCCTCAAGAGCAAGAACGTCAAAGACGGGAACCTGGgcaaggagctggaggaagcccGGGAGCAGCTGGCGGAGCTGAAGGAGAAGTACATCTCGCTGCGGCTGTCCTGCGAGGAGCTCGACTGCCAGCACCAGCAGGAGGCTGAGGGCTGGAAGCAGGAGCTGGCCCGGCTGCAGCACATCCACCGGCAGGAACTGGAGCGGAGCCAGCTGGACTTCAGGGACCGCACGCTGAAACTGGAGGAGGAGCTGCACAAGCAGCGGGACCGGGCCCTGGCCGTGCTGGCCGAGAAGGACCTGGAGCTGGAGCAGCTGCGTTCTGTGGCCTTGTCCTCTGGGCTGCCGGGACGCAGAAGCCCTGTGGGCAGTGTGGGCCCCGGGGATCCAGCGGACACGTCTGCTCCGGACAGCCTGACCCAAGCCCTGCAGCTAGCTGCGGCCAATGAGCCCACTTTCTTCCTTTACGCCGAGCAGTTGGCCCGCAAGGAGGTGGAGATCACGTCACTGAGGAAGCAGAAGCACAGGCTGGAGGGGGAGGTGCATCAGCTGCAGGATCggctgctggaggagggggagcgGCATCGGGAGGAGGTGGGAGCCCTGCAGAGCCACATTGCAAAGAACATCAGGGACCAGAGTCGGGAGGGAGCCAACCTGGAGTACCTCAAGAACATCATCTACCGCTTCCTGACCTTGCCGGACACCGTGGGCCGCCAGCAGACGCTCACCGCCATCCTCACCATCTTGCACTTCAGTCCGGAGGAGAAACAAGTGATCATGCGGCTCCCAGCCGGTGGTAGTTGGTGGCCTTCTGGCAAGAGATGA